A window of Polaribacter litorisediminis contains these coding sequences:
- a CDS encoding DinB family protein: MIPKNEYAPYYAQYIQAIEKNGKSIIENLELAQTAFKKTFENLPVEKQNYAYAEGKWTLKELIQHIIDTERVFCYRALCFSRSDKTSLPGFDEDLFVENAAVDVRNFEDLLEEMAVVRAGTILLYKSFSEEALLRIGVGSGNEMSVRALGYLFSGHQIHHLNIVKERYL, from the coding sequence ATGATTCCTAAAAACGAATACGCGCCTTATTATGCACAATATATTCAGGCTATTGAGAAAAACGGAAAATCAATTATTGAGAATTTAGAATTAGCGCAAACTGCTTTTAAAAAAACATTTGAAAATTTGCCTGTAGAAAAGCAAAATTATGCCTATGCTGAAGGAAAATGGACACTAAAAGAATTAATTCAGCATATTATAGACACAGAACGTGTTTTTTGTTATAGAGCCTTATGTTTTTCTAGAAGCGATAAAACTTCTTTACCAGGTTTTGATGAAGATTTATTTGTTGAAAATGCAGCTGTAGATGTAAGAAATTTTGAGGATTTATTGGAAGAAATGGCTGTTGTAAGAGCAGGAACAATCTTATTGTATAAAAGCTTTTCAGAGGAAGCTTTGTTGCGGATTGGTGTTGGTTCTGGAAATGAAATGTCTGTGAGAGCTTTAGGGTATTTATTTTCTGGACATCAAATTCATCATTTAAACATCGTTAAGGAAAGATATTTGTAA